One genomic region from Cardinium endosymbiont of Dermatophagoides farinae encodes:
- a CDS encoding UDP-N-acetylmuramoyl-L-alanyl-D-glutamate--2,6-diaminopimelate ligase — MMKQLQLQQLLVGIPVQKIVGSTDIAIQSLCFDSRKAGAHSCFVAVGGSQVDGHNYIAMAIAAGSSVIVCQRLPELVQPAVTYIVVASTATTLGMMAANFYDQPSKKLKVVVVTGTNGKTTVVHLLYNMVMKMGYKAGMLSTIHNKVVDQTYPASHTTPDALQLQSLLHLMVAAGCAYCFMEASSHAIVQERLAGIDFTGAIFTNITHEHLDYHLDFAHYIQTKKKLFDHLLTTAFALVNQQDRNSSILLQNCKANKFTFSLQDAADFRAKIVSNTLDGLELDLFRNPISNLSQIVSERGLSHHSVWFQLIGAFNASNLLAAYGAAQLLGLNSWEGLVALSAIPPILGRMNKVHHGGSKQVMIDYAHTPDAIQKVITTLRSMLPVSSRLITIMGCGGNRDPQKRAMIGKILAQSSDIAIFTSDNPRNEDPQEIIYSMQQGVPEAVLPKVLHIIDRAMAIKTACSIARSSDLILIAGKGHQHYEEINGIKHYFCEEKIVQEVLGRPKQSQPAGHTV; from the coding sequence ATGATGAAACAACTTCAACTTCAACAACTTCTGGTAGGTATACCGGTACAAAAAATAGTAGGTTCAACTGATATAGCCATACAATCCCTTTGTTTTGATAGCCGTAAAGCAGGTGCCCATTCTTGTTTTGTTGCAGTGGGTGGTAGCCAAGTAGATGGCCATAACTATATAGCCATGGCGATAGCAGCAGGCAGTAGTGTTATTGTATGCCAGCGCTTACCTGAGCTGGTGCAACCAGCTGTAACCTATATCGTGGTTGCCTCTACTGCGACCACACTTGGCATGATGGCGGCCAACTTTTATGACCAGCCTAGTAAAAAACTAAAAGTAGTAGTCGTGACCGGTACAAATGGTAAGACGACCGTTGTACACCTGCTCTATAATATGGTCATGAAGATGGGCTATAAGGCCGGTATGTTGTCTACTATACATAATAAAGTAGTCGATCAAACCTATCCAGCTAGCCATACCACCCCAGATGCATTGCAGTTACAGTCACTTTTACACCTTATGGTAGCAGCAGGCTGCGCATATTGTTTTATGGAAGCTAGTTCACATGCTATTGTTCAAGAGCGCTTAGCAGGTATAGATTTTACAGGTGCCATTTTTACCAATATCACCCATGAACACTTGGACTACCATCTTGATTTTGCACATTATATTCAGACTAAGAAAAAACTCTTTGATCACCTACTTACTACCGCTTTTGCTCTTGTGAACCAGCAGGATAGAAATAGTTCCATTTTGCTGCAAAACTGTAAGGCTAACAAGTTTACCTTTTCACTGCAAGATGCTGCTGACTTTAGAGCAAAGATAGTTAGCAATACCCTGGATGGGTTAGAATTAGACCTCTTTCGGAATCCGATTTCTAATTTATCACAAATCGTTTCCGAAAGAGGTTTGTCTCATCATTCCGTTTGGTTTCAATTAATTGGTGCATTCAATGCCAGCAACCTATTGGCTGCTTATGGTGCCGCTCAGCTTTTGGGTTTGAATAGTTGGGAGGGTTTGGTAGCGCTTTCAGCCATTCCCCCTATTCTAGGCAGAATGAATAAAGTGCATCATGGCGGATCAAAACAAGTGATGATAGACTATGCCCATACACCAGATGCCATTCAAAAAGTAATTACTACATTACGTTCCATGCTTCCTGTCAGCAGTAGGCTCATTACCATTATGGGTTGTGGCGGCAATCGTGATCCACAAAAGCGGGCTATGATTGGGAAGATTTTAGCTCAAAGCAGTGATATCGCTATATTCACCAGTGATAATCCAAGAAATGAAGATCCACAGGAAATTATTTATTCCATGCAGCAAGGTGTACCTGAAGCAGTGTTGCCAAAGGTACTCCATATAATAGATAGAGCTATGGCTATTAAAACAGCTTGTTCCATCGCTCGTTCAAGTGATCTCATTTTAATAGCAGGGAAGGGCCATCAACATTATGAGGAAATCAATGGAATAAAACATTACTTCTGTGAAGAAAAAATTGTTCAAGAAGTTTTAGGTCGCCCAAAACAATCCCAACCTGCTGGCCATACTGTCTAA
- a CDS encoding penicillin-binding transpeptidase domain-containing protein, with product MSFTKEILLRARIVFLAAIFFIILIAWKIVHLQFIEVDRWRNCAKIAQLEYRPIVASRGNIYAHDGALLATSLNFYSVALDPVVASDEVFKKGIDPLSQALSDFYKDNPPAYYKKRIVDARAKKRRYLLLHKGHVTYEEKKKMSRWPIFNQGKFKGGVIFEAQYKRYNPFKELARRTIGIHRARHASGLEYSFNETLKGVDGKALYQKVVGGNWKKVPESSMFPLVHGSDLVTTLDINLQDVAQSSLLTVLEKTDAQNGCAIVMEVATGAIKAMANLARTESGKYIESYNYAIGNQGTVEPGSIFKLASMLALLEETGWPLTEPIDTGHGAIQFYNRWMKDVKKGGYGLLTLQEVFEKSSNVGISMAIQQTFGANPQKFIDYIEQLGIHQPLGIELAGEGKPYMITPKSKMWSGVALPWLSIGYNLQITPLQLLVLYNAVANNGKMVKPFFVQQIQSPNGIVQTFPTTVLKEKICSDETLRKLKVMLEGTVERGLAWRIKHGFYKIAGKTGTAQKLVDGKYTDHHLTSFAGYFPADHPRYSCIIVVDSPQGEAFRFGAEVPAPIFKDIVDRIAGKDLQARKPINGSVNTHPIALSNIGNAGELAFLYQSLQLPIPENLNAKESWGSLKTSLEGGTFQPYTPQASKEVPSVLHMKLRDALFLLENNGLNVTVEGNIHGVVSKQSKVTANQITILLK from the coding sequence GTGAGCTTTACTAAGGAAATTTTATTACGTGCCAGGATAGTATTTCTTGCTGCTATATTTTTTATAATCCTTATTGCATGGAAAATAGTGCATTTGCAGTTTATAGAAGTAGATAGATGGCGCAACTGTGCTAAAATTGCACAGTTAGAATATAGACCTATTGTAGCATCTAGAGGTAATATTTATGCCCATGATGGCGCTTTATTGGCTACTTCTTTAAATTTTTATAGCGTTGCTTTAGACCCTGTTGTGGCCTCGGATGAGGTCTTTAAAAAAGGAATAGATCCACTCAGTCAAGCATTATCTGATTTTTATAAAGATAATCCTCCTGCATACTATAAGAAGCGGATTGTAGATGCCCGTGCTAAAAAACGAAGGTATCTGTTGTTGCATAAAGGACACGTCACCTATGAAGAAAAGAAAAAAATGAGCCGTTGGCCCATTTTTAATCAAGGCAAGTTCAAAGGAGGTGTAATTTTTGAAGCGCAATATAAACGTTACAACCCCTTTAAGGAATTGGCTAGGCGTACCATTGGTATACATAGGGCGCGGCATGCATCTGGGTTAGAATATTCTTTTAACGAAACATTAAAAGGGGTAGATGGCAAGGCACTTTATCAGAAAGTAGTCGGTGGCAATTGGAAAAAAGTTCCGGAAAGTAGCATGTTCCCTCTTGTACATGGGTCTGATCTAGTGACTACACTGGATATCAATCTACAAGATGTAGCCCAAAGTAGTTTGTTAACCGTTCTTGAAAAAACAGATGCCCAAAATGGTTGCGCTATTGTAATGGAAGTGGCTACTGGAGCCATTAAAGCAATGGCTAATTTAGCCCGTACGGAATCTGGAAAATATATAGAATCTTATAACTATGCCATTGGTAACCAAGGTACAGTTGAACCAGGTTCTATTTTTAAATTGGCATCTATGTTGGCTTTATTAGAAGAAACGGGGTGGCCGCTTACTGAGCCGATAGATACTGGGCATGGTGCGATTCAATTTTATAATAGATGGATGAAAGATGTAAAAAAAGGAGGGTATGGATTACTAACCTTGCAAGAAGTCTTTGAGAAATCTTCTAATGTGGGCATCTCCATGGCCATTCAACAAACATTTGGTGCAAACCCTCAAAAATTTATTGACTATATTGAGCAATTAGGCATACACCAACCCTTAGGCATTGAGTTAGCTGGAGAAGGAAAACCCTATATGATTACTCCGAAAAGCAAAATGTGGAGTGGTGTGGCCCTTCCATGGCTTTCTATTGGTTACAACTTACAGATTACACCCCTGCAGCTATTGGTACTCTACAATGCAGTGGCTAATAATGGTAAAATGGTTAAGCCCTTTTTTGTACAACAGATTCAATCACCTAATGGTATCGTTCAAACTTTTCCAACCACTGTTTTAAAGGAAAAGATTTGTTCAGATGAAACGTTGCGTAAACTCAAAGTGATGTTAGAAGGAACAGTAGAACGTGGGCTGGCCTGGCGCATTAAACATGGATTTTATAAAATAGCTGGTAAAACAGGTACTGCTCAAAAATTGGTAGATGGGAAGTATACAGACCATCACCTTACTTCATTTGCCGGTTACTTTCCAGCAGATCATCCGCGTTACAGTTGTATCATTGTGGTAGACAGCCCGCAAGGAGAAGCCTTTCGATTTGGTGCTGAGGTTCCTGCACCTATATTTAAAGATATTGTCGATAGAATAGCTGGAAAAGATTTGCAGGCAAGAAAACCTATTAATGGATCGGTAAATACGCATCCAATCGCACTTTCTAACATAGGTAATGCTGGCGAATTGGCTTTTTTATATCAATCCCTTCAGCTCCCTATACCTGAAAATTTAAATGCAAAAGAAAGCTGGGGAAGCTTAAAAACCAGTTTGGAAGGAGGTACATTTCAACCCTATACACCTCAAGCTTCAAAGGAGGTGCCGTCTGTATTGCATATGAAACTACGCGATGCCCTTTTTCTATTAGAAAACAATGGTCTCAATGTTACCGTAGAAGGAAACATACATGGTGTGGTCTCAAAACAATCTAAAGTAACTGCTAATCAGATTACCATTCTATTAAAGTAA
- a CDS encoding FtsL-like putative cell division protein, which yields MRENTYKSIKKLTLFGQLEKLLHLNRTALNTPYYLSRLFYLFFLGLLYIWNAHYHEKMLHRIHQLQPVVDGLRVKHMRLQSSYMFDSKQSEVAKKVARLAIYESKVPPYIISVNKKSELY from the coding sequence ATGAGAGAAAATACCTATAAATCTATTAAGAAATTGACGCTATTTGGTCAGTTAGAAAAGCTATTACATTTAAACCGTACTGCGCTCAATACCCCTTACTACTTATCTCGTTTGTTTTATCTTTTCTTTTTGGGATTGCTTTATATTTGGAATGCACATTATCATGAAAAAATGTTACATAGGATCCATCAATTACAGCCTGTAGTAGATGGCCTTCGGGTAAAACATATGCGGTTGCAATCCAGTTATATGTTTGACAGCAAACAATCAGAAGTGGCTAAAAAGGTTGCCCGGTTGGCTATTTATGAGAGTAAGGTTCCTCCTTATATCATAAGCGTTAACAAGAAAAGTGAGCTTTACTAA
- a CDS encoding carboxypeptidase M32 codes for MVPYQWSNLYLIYRFAYMMSPYESFVEKFSHIRLLHQIKSLLAWDQETYMPAGAIDIRVKQLAYIAGLAHQEVTSSSYLDDLAQMIDIDTEQIKLEGLSLTAQSNLKQWCKDLKQLTKLPQDFIESYCATTTTATEVWKKARKTADFSLFSPWLQKIVALNREKASLLGYTDSPYDALINLYEPGVTASTLSAFFTDLADFLSPIVKKNRWKK; via the coding sequence GTGGTTCCATATCAATGGTCTAATCTTTACCTTATTTATCGATTTGCCTATATGATGTCACCATACGAAAGTTTTGTAGAAAAGTTTAGCCATATTCGGTTGCTTCATCAGATAAAATCGCTCTTAGCATGGGATCAAGAAACCTATATGCCTGCTGGTGCCATTGATATTCGTGTCAAGCAACTTGCTTATATTGCTGGCTTAGCGCATCAGGAAGTAACAAGTAGCAGCTACCTGGATGACTTGGCGCAAATGATTGATATAGATACGGAACAGATTAAGTTAGAAGGATTATCCTTGACCGCGCAGTCTAATCTGAAGCAATGGTGTAAGGATTTAAAACAGCTTACCAAACTACCTCAAGATTTTATTGAAAGCTACTGTGCGACCACCACTACTGCAACGGAGGTATGGAAAAAGGCTAGGAAAACTGCCGATTTTTCTTTATTTAGTCCGTGGCTTCAAAAGATTGTAGCGCTTAACCGAGAAAAAGCCAGCCTATTAGGCTATACAGATAGCCCTTATGATGCGCTTATTAATTTGTATGAACCCGGTGTAACTGCTTCTACTTTATCTGCATTTTTTACTGATTTAGCAGATTTTTTATCTCCCATTGTAAAAAAAAACCGATGGAAAAAATAG
- the recG gene encoding ATP-dependent DNA helicase RecG: MDDFFSRDITLLTGSDKAQLLKHELNIHTYEDLLRHYPFRYEDRNNLSTIAALTPATPGVQLNGYIKSLQKVDKGKKRLVALFEDHTGQLELIWFHNFSWIIKKIKPNVQYRIWGKPVFSPQGQKQLIHPEICFLFGNQVEKTQLLPIYHSTERLKRNQLDAKGIVCLQRKLLSQLGATVEETLPQYLLTRYKLLSLKEAFKNIHFPGNQTLLKQAQRRLKFEELFYVQLKLLKARQVRVEKQNGKIFNNVSLLNLFYHNYLPFHLTNGQKETIKAIYRDLSSGKQMNRLLQGDVGSGKTIVAFLSMLVVIASKAQVAIMAPTEVLAKQHFERFHLFAGQLNLNIALLTGSTKKKEREHILYRLKVGILHIIVGTHALLSDDVSFNELGFFVIDEQHRFGVAQRAGLLTKNPVYAPHMLIMTATPIPRTLAMTFYGDLDISTIYELPSGRQSIQTQHYYENARLKVFHFISGQLLLGRQIYIVYPLIEASAALDYNDLMAGYTSVCRAFPDIPIGIMHGKMDSASKDIEMKRFEKNETRILVTTTVIEVGVNVPNATVMVIESAERFGLSQLHQLRGRVGRGNAQSYCILMTDYRLSKVGKERIETMVKTNNGFEIAELDLRLRGPGDLMGLQQSGVLNLKIADLSKDGAILEAACRLAKDIIQQDPEFQHPDNLPIYKEYTRLLAVAGGWNRIG; the protein is encoded by the coding sequence ATGGATGATTTTTTCTCTAGAGATATAACGCTACTTACAGGATCGGACAAAGCCCAGTTGCTTAAGCATGAATTAAATATACATACCTACGAAGATCTGCTCAGGCATTATCCGTTTCGATATGAAGACCGAAACAACTTGTCTACTATTGCCGCATTAACCCCTGCTACCCCAGGCGTACAATTGAACGGGTATATTAAAAGTTTGCAAAAAGTAGATAAAGGTAAAAAAAGACTAGTAGCGTTGTTTGAAGACCATACAGGGCAACTAGAGCTGATATGGTTTCATAACTTTTCTTGGATTATCAAGAAAATCAAACCAAACGTGCAATACCGCATTTGGGGAAAACCTGTTTTTTCACCGCAAGGTCAAAAGCAACTTATTCATCCAGAAATTTGTTTTTTATTTGGAAATCAGGTTGAAAAAACTCAATTGTTACCCATATACCATAGCACAGAAAGGTTAAAGCGCAATCAGCTAGATGCTAAAGGAATAGTTTGCTTGCAAAGAAAACTACTTAGTCAGCTTGGTGCAACTGTAGAAGAAACATTACCACAATATCTATTGACGCGTTACAAACTACTTTCTTTAAAAGAGGCTTTTAAAAATATCCATTTCCCAGGTAACCAAACACTACTAAAACAAGCCCAAAGGAGGCTTAAGTTTGAGGAATTATTCTATGTTCAACTAAAATTGCTGAAGGCAAGGCAGGTTCGTGTAGAAAAGCAAAATGGTAAAATTTTTAATAATGTATCGTTATTGAATCTATTTTACCACAACTATTTACCCTTTCATTTAACAAATGGTCAAAAGGAAACGATTAAAGCCATCTACCGCGACTTAAGTTCTGGCAAACAGATGAACAGGCTTTTGCAAGGTGATGTGGGAAGCGGAAAGACAATTGTTGCTTTTCTTTCCATGTTGGTGGTGATAGCCAGTAAGGCGCAAGTAGCCATTATGGCACCCACCGAAGTTTTGGCCAAGCAGCATTTTGAACGTTTTCATCTCTTTGCCGGGCAATTGAATTTAAATATTGCTTTGCTGACAGGAAGTACCAAAAAAAAAGAACGAGAACATATTTTATATCGACTTAAAGTAGGCATCCTACACATTATAGTGGGTACCCATGCTTTGCTAAGCGATGATGTTTCGTTTAATGAGTTGGGTTTTTTTGTAATAGACGAGCAGCACCGTTTTGGTGTGGCACAACGTGCAGGTCTTTTAACTAAAAACCCAGTTTACGCGCCCCATATGCTTATTATGACTGCTACACCTATTCCAAGGACTCTAGCCATGACTTTTTATGGTGACTTGGATATCTCTACTATTTATGAATTACCCTCAGGAAGGCAATCCATTCAAACACAACACTACTATGAAAATGCTCGGTTAAAGGTTTTTCATTTTATAAGCGGGCAACTGCTATTGGGCAGACAAATATATATTGTCTATCCCCTTATTGAAGCCTCCGCTGCATTGGATTACAACGATCTAATGGCTGGTTACACATCTGTTTGTAGGGCTTTTCCAGATATTCCAATTGGAATCATGCATGGTAAAATGGATAGCGCCTCCAAAGATATAGAAATGAAACGTTTTGAAAAAAATGAAACACGGATTTTGGTGACTACAACCGTTATAGAGGTAGGCGTGAATGTACCCAATGCAACCGTAATGGTTATAGAAAGTGCAGAGCGATTTGGATTATCTCAACTGCACCAGCTGCGTGGAAGAGTTGGTCGTGGCAATGCGCAATCCTATTGCATTTTAATGACGGACTATCGTTTGAGCAAAGTGGGAAAAGAACGAATAGAAACTATGGTTAAGACAAATAATGGATTTGAAATAGCCGAGTTAGACCTTAGGCTCCGTGGTCCAGGGGATCTAATGGGATTGCAACAAAGTGGCGTTTTAAACTTAAAAATAGCTGACTTATCTAAGGATGGTGCTATTTTGGAAGCAGCATGTCGGTTGGCTAAAGATATTATTCAGCAAGACCCGGAATTTCAGCATCCGGACAACTTGCCAATTTATAAAGAATATACTAGATTGCTTGCTGTAGCCGGGGGTTGGAATAGAATAGGATAG
- a CDS encoding AAA family ATPase translates to MKYIKEDKATQVEIKNKAVGESYIPVGSPDVKEMIVQGLYADKTAYIAKLFNTNSIYYLFIRPRRFGKSLLLDTIDQIAKSNKELFKGYAIYNNKTYKWKKYPVIWLNFSELAKDNPTGLKKSLNRKLYRIAKYYNIQDQINIEINEACEDYLSEVFDLLMQIDNYEPTPIILIDEYDSPLISCEKEQYKAVLAVLSSFFKVLKARQKDCKFIFVTGVTKFHLSGLTSGANSANDISLHEDYAEMLGYTEEDVDNLFLSKDMIVNQVLEKLNRKKTREEKYTLIQIKQALKDYYNGYCFTSDKIISVYNPDSILKFFRDSVFGNYWFNSGNPTILLQQIKNNIDRFTIVWDTPSLVINQLAFESLAGSLAEIPLLPLMYQTGYLTLDPNGYRKDTRVDKNGTDYYLKFPNQEVKSALSLTLAKVMDEIQEETGKQYSTSILSSLRNKQWSVFLNYIRSDCLAKAGYRFLDRTEKSFQRALYLFLNGVFHLAHGMQTSVEADSGIGRTDIVMEDHGSGTRTVYIFELKIDKPALEALKQIHSKDYSIKCGAYSKKVLIGLTCDAIKLNITEAIVEVHQWDDQNNCKEVLYTHFIVDQSGYFKEITNQA, encoded by the coding sequence ATGAAGTATATAAAAGAGGATAAAGCAACGCAAGTGGAAATAAAGAACAAAGCTGTGGGGGAAAGTTATATCCCCGTTGGAAGTCCTGATGTTAAAGAGATGATCGTTCAGGGATTATATGCAGATAAAACTGCCTATATCGCTAAACTCTTTAATACCAACAGTATATATTACTTATTCATAAGACCACGTAGATTTGGTAAATCACTGCTCCTAGATACCATAGATCAAATAGCTAAAAGCAACAAAGAACTGTTTAAAGGATATGCTATTTATAATAATAAAACATATAAATGGAAAAAATATCCAGTTATTTGGTTAAACTTCTCGGAGTTGGCTAAAGATAACCCAACAGGGTTGAAAAAGAGCCTGAACAGAAAATTGTATAGAATTGCTAAGTATTATAATATTCAAGATCAGATTAATATAGAAATCAATGAAGCTTGTGAAGATTATTTATCAGAAGTATTTGATTTATTAATGCAGATTGATAATTATGAACCTACTCCTATTATCTTAATCGATGAATATGATAGTCCATTAATTTCTTGCGAAAAAGAGCAGTATAAAGCGGTGCTTGCTGTGCTTAGTTCTTTTTTTAAAGTTTTAAAAGCGCGTCAGAAGGATTGTAAATTTATTTTTGTAACAGGCGTCACTAAATTCCACTTATCTGGCCTTACCTCAGGGGCCAACTCGGCCAATGACATATCGTTGCATGAAGATTACGCAGAGATGTTGGGTTATACAGAGGAAGATGTAGATAATCTGTTTCTTAGCAAGGATATGATTGTTAATCAGGTACTTGAAAAACTTAACAGAAAAAAGACGAGAGAAGAAAAGTACACACTTATTCAAATAAAACAAGCGTTAAAGGATTATTATAATGGTTATTGCTTTACATCTGATAAAATTATAAGCGTTTATAACCCAGATTCTATATTAAAATTCTTTAGAGATAGCGTATTTGGTAACTATTGGTTCAACTCTGGTAATCCTACAATCTTACTACAACAAATCAAAAACAATATCGATAGATTTACCATCGTTTGGGATACACCCAGTCTTGTAATCAATCAGCTGGCATTTGAAAGCCTGGCGGGTTCTCTTGCAGAGATACCTTTACTCCCTTTAATGTACCAAACGGGTTATCTTACCCTGGATCCTAATGGATATAGAAAGGACACGCGAGTAGATAAAAACGGAACAGACTATTATTTAAAGTTTCCTAATCAGGAAGTAAAATCTGCTTTAAGTTTAACGCTAGCTAAGGTTATGGACGAAATACAGGAGGAAACAGGTAAGCAATATAGCACTTCAATCCTTAGTAGCTTAAGAAATAAACAGTGGTCTGTTTTTTTGAACTATATTCGAAGTGATTGCTTAGCTAAAGCAGGCTACCGTTTTTTAGATAGAACCGAAAAAAGTTTTCAGAGGGCTTTATATTTATTTTTAAATGGTGTTTTTCATCTGGCCCATGGTATGCAAACCAGTGTTGAAGCCGATAGTGGCATAGGCCGAACAGATATCGTTATGGAAGACCATGGAAGTGGCACAAGAACGGTCTATATTTTTGAATTAAAAATAGATAAACCAGCTCTGGAAGCTTTAAAACAAATACACAGTAAGGATTATAGCATTAAATGTGGCGCATATAGTAAAAAAGTGCTTATAGGACTAACCTGTGATGCTATAAAACTCAATATTACAGAAGCAATTGTTGAGGTACATCAATGGGATGATCAAAATAATTGTAAGGAGGTGCTATATACACACTTTATAGTTGACCAGTCTGGTTATTTTAAAGAAATAACAAACCAAGCGTAA
- a CDS encoding FAD-binding protein, whose product MMHCPYPLQALNSFKVPACAAHYIQLNSLKDIADFCAAVPINQTPFYILGGGSNTLFAKDFPGYILHVQLPGIEVIEETRYKVLIKAGAGVPWHQLVLFCIKKGYGGIENLSLIPERLVAPPYKI is encoded by the coding sequence ATGATGCATTGTCCATACCCTTTACAAGCATTAAATAGCTTTAAGGTTCCAGCATGTGCAGCCCATTATATTCAGCTGAATAGCCTAAAAGATATAGCGGATTTTTGTGCTGCAGTACCCATTAACCAAACACCTTTTTATATCCTAGGTGGTGGTAGCAATACACTATTTGCCAAAGACTTCCCTGGTTATATACTGCATGTTCAACTACCGGGTATTGAAGTAATAGAAGAAACCCGTTATAAAGTCCTGATTAAAGCAGGGGCAGGTGTACCTTGGCATCAGCTTGTCTTATTTTGCATCAAAAAGGGGTATGGAGGGATAGAAAATTTATCACTTATTCCGGAACGGTTGGTGGCGCCCCCATACAAAATATAG